Genomic segment of Nostoc sp. TCL240-02:
CCAGGGAGGACGTTATGCCAAGGGTGAAAGCTTTGTCGCTAAAGACATCTATAAAATGGGTCATGCTCAATGCCACATTGAGATTTTAGAGCAGTATGAAATGAAGGCTTACATCATTGCACCTATATTTTCTGGAGAGAAATTATGGGGCTTGCTGGGAGCTTATCAAAATTCTGGGCCTCGTGATTGGCAACCTTGGGAAGAAAGCTTTGTCACCCAAATTGGACTGCAATTTGGTGTGGCTATCTCGCAAGGTGAATATCTCGAACAAATGCATAAGAAATCTCAACAACTAGCTCAAATAGTTGAACAAGAAAAAGCTTTTACTAAGATAGTAGGACGCATCCGGCAATCTTTAGATGTAGATAGCATCTTCAAAACAACTACTCAAGAAGTGCGTCAATCATTACGATGCGATCGCGTCGCCGTCTATCGCTTTAACCCTGACTGGGGCGGTGAATTTGTGGCTGAGTCTGTGGGTACTGGTTGGACAAAACTGGTAGGTCCTGATATTAAAACCGTTTTAGACGATACTTACTTGCAAGATACTAAGGGAGGTAGGTATGTCAAAGGTGAAAACTTTATCGTTAACGATATCTATGAAGTAGGGCTTGCTCCCTGCCATATTGAGATTTTAGAGCAGTTTGAAGCCAGAGCTTATATAATTGTTCCTATATTCTTTGGGGATAAATTGTGGGGTTTGCTGGCAGCTTATCAAAATTCTAGCCCACGTGAATGGCAAACCTGGGAAGTGACTTTTTTGGTTCAGACTAGCTTGCAATTTAGCCTAGCTAAATCACAGATAGATTATTTTGAATTAGTGCGGTTGAAATCTGAAAAACTAGCTCAGATAGCAGAACAAGAGAAAGCTGTCACCAAGATCAGTAACCGCATCCGGCAGTCTTTAGATGTAGAAGAAATCTTCAAAACAACCACTCAAGAAGTAAGGCAATTACTGCGATGCGATCGCGTTGCCGTCTATCGATTCAACCCTAATTGGACTGGCGAATTTGTAGCGGAATCAGTAGGTCATACTTGGGTAAAACTAGTAGGTCCCGATATCAAAACCGTCTGGGAAGATACCCACTTGCAAGAAACTCAGGGAGGTCGATATAGCCAAGATGAAAGCTTTGTTGTAAATGACATTTATCAGGTAGGTCATTCTCCTTGCCACATTGAAATTTTAGAGCAATTTGAAGTCAAAGCTTATGTAATTGTTCCTGTATTTGCTGGGGAACAATTGTGGGGATTGCTCGGAGCTTATCAAAACTCTGGAACTCGTGATTGGGAAGAATCAGAAGTCACGTTGTTAGCACGCATTGGGAACCAGTTAGGACTGGCATTACAACATACCGAATATTTGCAGCAGGTACAAGGACAGTCAGCAAAATTAGCAGAAGCAGCAACACGAGAAAAGGCAGCCAAGGAGTTACTACAACAACGATCTATTCAACTCTTAACAGCCCTTAGACCCGCCCTTAACGGTGACTTAACAGTACGCGCACCCATTACAGAAGACGAACTAGGCACGATCGCTGATGCTTACAATAATACCCTGCAAGCGCTGCGGCAAATAGTTCTTCAAGTACAAGGGGCTGCTCAACAAGTTGCTCAAACTTCTACCAAAAGCGAAGCTTCACTGGCGGGACTGACTAATCTGGCGCAACAACAATCTGAGGAAATTACCGCAGCATTAGGCGAAATTCAACAGATGGTGGACTCTACTCAAGCTGTGGTGGCGAATGCAGAGTTAGTGCAAGTTGCGGTGCAACAAGCCAATGAAACTGTAGAGTCTGGCGATACAGCGATGAATCTGACTGTACAAGCAATCCAAGGAATTCGTGAAACCGTTGCTCAAACTAGCAAAAAGATTAAACGCCTCAGTGAATCTTCGCAAAAAATCTCCAAAGTAGTTAATTTGATTGGTAATTTTGCTACACAGACAAACGTGCTGGCTTTGAATGCAGCCATTGAAGCCACCCGTGCCGGTGAATATGGCAAAGGCTTTGCAGTGGTAGCTGATGAAGTCCGTTCTTTATCTCGCCAGTCGGCAGCAGCAACCATCGAAATAGAAAAATTAGTCCAGGATATTCAAGCAGAAACCGGAGAAGTAGCAGTAGCAATGGAAACTGGTATTCAGCAGGTGGTAGAAGGGACAAATCTTGTCAATGATACTCGGCAAAACTTAAATGCGATCGTTTCTGCAACTGCCGAAATTAGTCAGCTAATTGAGCGGATTACCGCAGCGACTCAAAAACAAATGACCCAATCTGTAACAGTTACAAAATCAATGCAAGATGTAGCAGAAATTGCTAATAAAACTTTTGCTGAATCTCAAGAAATTGCTACTGTGTTTCAAGATTTATCAGGAATGGCACAAGAACTATTAACAACTGCTAGCAAGTTTAAAGTCAAATAAGTTTTAGATTTTGGATTATGAGTGAGGAGGATTTTAAGCGTAGAAAAAGCAGCTAGCATTGCGAGTAATCCGCTTACTACAAGCCCTTTCAATAAACCGAACGGCAGATGTAATTGGCAAGCAGCTAATCAGTTCAGCAACATCTGTGAAAGCTAATTATCAGCTTGTCGTGGGGAGTCAACTGACGATGTCATTACTAAACTCATCTTGGTAGAGGAAGAAGCCGATGAAAGTCTTTATTGGATGGAACTTATTGTTGAAATTGGTTTATTAATACTAGAAAAACTAAGCAATTTGATGTCAGAAAACATTGAAATTTTGGCATCAAATTGCATCAATAAAAACTTTACGTAAAAAATCCAAAATCCAAAATATAAAGTATGATTACGGATAACGAAATTCGCGAACAAGGATACATTTACTTTCTAGCTGAAGCCCCAGAATTAGTACAGATTATTGAACAAGAATTATTTAGCTTATCAGAAGGTTATAGCACTGCTAAAGTTCATAACTTAATGCGGGCTACTCATACACTTAAAGGT
This window contains:
- a CDS encoding GAF domain-containing protein codes for the protein MTFLYSNSHENEHVISEVENLNGNANIANIASHEISLLNAIAQEFKTWRRQLQDIATHLHQTPDIDTLLKITVTQIREKIGCDRALIYQFTSLDSGNVLAESRTLGWTPTLGENIPGIIFGLYTNQDYIEPVVIDDINQIQLTAYQKQLLDKFQIKASLSLPIVVEGKVWGLLAVNNCYSTRQWQETEISLLSQVTTELLYKLQSFEFKREEQQRILAKKSVAKVIDKILRASNVEKIFQTTTQEVRQLLKCDRVGVYRFKPDWSGEFVAESVGNGWIKMVSPDFYMVWEDSHLQDTQGGRYAKGESFVAKDIYKMGHAQCHIEILEQYEMKAYIIAPIFSGEKLWGLLGAYQNSGPRDWQPWEESFVTQIGLQFGVAISQGEYLEQMHKKSQQLAQIVEQEKAFTKIVGRIRQSLDVDSIFKTTTQEVRQSLRCDRVAVYRFNPDWGGEFVAESVGTGWTKLVGPDIKTVLDDTYLQDTKGGRYVKGENFIVNDIYEVGLAPCHIEILEQFEARAYIIVPIFFGDKLWGLLAAYQNSSPREWQTWEVTFLVQTSLQFSLAKSQIDYFELVRLKSEKLAQIAEQEKAVTKISNRIRQSLDVEEIFKTTTQEVRQLLRCDRVAVYRFNPNWTGEFVAESVGHTWVKLVGPDIKTVWEDTHLQETQGGRYSQDESFVVNDIYQVGHSPCHIEILEQFEVKAYVIVPVFAGEQLWGLLGAYQNSGTRDWEESEVTLLARIGNQLGLALQHTEYLQQVQGQSAKLAEAATREKAAKELLQQRSIQLLTALRPALNGDLTVRAPITEDELGTIADAYNNTLQALRQIVLQVQGAAQQVAQTSTKSEASLAGLTNLAQQQSEEITAALGEIQQMVDSTQAVVANAELVQVAVQQANETVESGDTAMNLTVQAIQGIRETVAQTSKKIKRLSESSQKISKVVNLIGNFATQTNVLALNAAIEATRAGEYGKGFAVVADEVRSLSRQSAAATIEIEKLVQDIQAETGEVAVAMETGIQQVVEGTNLVNDTRQNLNAIVSATAEISQLIERITAATQKQMTQSVTVTKSMQDVAEIANKTFAESQEIATVFQDLSGMAQELLTTASKFKVK